Sequence from the bacterium genome:
TGATGGTCTAATTTAAACTCTGTATCTAATCCTTGTTTCCATTTTCGTTTCCAGATTAGAGATGGTTGAAGTTGAGTTTTAATCGTTGTTTCATTGGATTGTGTTTTACTCCAGGTATATTTATTGGTAAAATATGTTCTATCTGAGGAAGATGTGCCTAACAATTTGTTATATTTTGGGAACGCCGTCAATAAATTAATTCCCATATCTAACTCATAGGAATCGGTTAATGACCAGGTTAAGGAACTCTGGTTTTGACCTTTTTCATCCGTTTTAGTATAATTCAAAGATGTTTTTTCCAGAGGTTTCCATGGCGTATACCAATTACTTCTTAACTCATATCCCCGTTTATTGCTGGCTGACCTTCGCTCACCGCCAAATGACGGATATTGACCTGTTTTTGGCCCCTCTCCTTTTAATAACTGACCTTTATAATAATCATTATAAATATTTTTTATGCAGTCCAACAAATCTAATTCGGCTAAAAGATTATTATAATTAGCCGAGACATCAAGGGTAAATTTAGGGGTAAAGGTAAAAATCTTATATCTTGGCCAACCTTTTAATTTCGGAAACCACTCAAAAAGATTCAGTTCTTTTTCCGAAGTCAGTCCAAAATGAGCGCTGGTATTAATATCCTTTCTCCGATTGGTAGATGTTCCTGCATAAGATTCCTGGTATATCATCCCGCTGTCAACTCGAGGATTGATAAAGGGAATACCACTATAAACTATTCGGTCAAACTTTTGTTCAAGTTTCCTTGAAGTAAGGTAATATTTTGTATCATCCTGAGCCAAATTTTGTGTTTTTTTCAAGGTTTGAGTAAAGTTAGACATAGATTTGCCTGTTAATGTTTTTATTGGCGTCCATTCTAAATCCACTCGTTCATCCTGGCTTCTGGTTAGGATTCGTTCATTTTTTGTTGTTTCTACCTGATATTCCTTTTTTGACCAATCTTCGTTATGTTTATAAGTTGAGGTAAGACCAAGTTTTTCACCCGTTGGTATCCACCTGAATATCTTCTTTGGAAATGTGTAATTGTAGACATAAGTCGTATCGCCGTGTAGATTTTCATAAGTTTCATCCTCTTTTTTACTTCGGCGGTCGGTATTGATTATCTTACGGTCGCCCCAGGCGTTAAGAGTAATATCCGGAAACTTTGGTATTTTTTTAGCGAGTTCCTTAATCTTAAAATTTGTTGATAATTTCTGGTATTTTGCCGTAGTTTGCCCACAATTGTTATTAAGCATATTTTGACCAACAAGTGGGTCAAGTTTGCTGATGTCATGAAACCATTCATATTTAAGCGGTAAAAATTTTATCCTGGTGAAATTTAAAGTTAAATCTTGTCTTGTCGTATCATCATTTTGAGGTGCTCGACCAATACATTCAAATTCACCATCTATGACCTTTTCACTCCAATCAAGGCTAAGATAATCTTTAAATTTAGTATTAATTGCAACTTTTCTTGCCATACCATTTGATTCTTTCGCCTCAGATAAATGAATTTCATTAACATAAATTTCGCCGCTAATTGATTGGGTGGTAGAGGTATTTTCAACCCCCATGCTAAGCCATTTGATATTATCAAAGGTAGGGTTATTTTTCGCCTCATAGCCATAGGGTAGTTCGGTATAATTATAAGGTGGTGTGTTTGAACCTTTTCTTTTTTCTTCTTCAATTACACTAATTAGTTTATTTTTAAAATCATCCAGATTAATACTTATCAATCTCCACCCTGTGAAGTCAACCGGAAGTGTATATCCAAAGTAATTATTTTCATTTAACCCAAATCTTATGAAGAATTTTTCAGATTGACTATCGCCATAGAGCCAGAATTTAAGATATTTATAATCATTATAACCTTGTTGAGTCTGAAATGTGCAGTAGGAATAACCTTTTGTTATAGTAGCAGGGGTTTGAGTCCCAGCGGTTGTTGGTTCCAGGTTATATTTTAATACCAGCGCCTCTTCTCTTTTCATATCTTCATCCGGGTATAGTTCTTTATACTCAGCGAAGGTTCTAATGGAGCTATAAACATCATCTTCTGCATTCTTTGAGCTAACCGTAAATGTGCCTTTTCCGTGAGGAGTAACCGTGCCCATACTCCATCTGCCGCTACCAATAAGTCCAAGACCACCAACACAGATTTCACCTTCCGTAGGTGTCTGTGTGCCTTTAAATCGTAATCGGATATGTTTAATAGCACTCAAGCGTGGTGTTCCGGTGCCTATTTGTGCCTTTGATAATGGAATAGACCATAACTGCCAATCTCCTATTTGATATTTAATACTAACCGTTCCCCCAAACTCTTTAAAATTCAAGACAAAATAGTTCTCGTTGACACTTAAGAGACCATCTCCGTTTAAATCTTCTGTATCAAGTTGATTATTATCGGCGCCTATTTGAGTAGTTATACCATCAAGATATTGAAATTGCCAGCCCGTATCTTCATTCTGATTAAGCACATAATCATTATTTACATCTTCTTTTTTCGGCAACCTTCCTTCTCCTCCTATACCATCGGCGTTTTCTGAAACCTCACCTAAATCAATATACAATTCATCTATTTTATTCAGGTCACTGTTTCTAAACCAGATTTCTAAATGTGTATAATCAGTAAAATCAATGGGCGTATTAGATAGCGGGGAAACAATAGAAATCCAGGAATCAGTTCCAAAATCCGTATAATGAAGTCGCAGGACATTTTCTTCTACCGTATCATCATCTTCCCATTTGACATTCTCTTCATAATCATAAGGACCTGATATTTCGGTTATTGGTCGATAAACAGGTGCGGTCATAAGATTTCCATAGCTATCTTTGCAATATAATAATTTAGCCCTTTTATTTGTTGGCAGCAGACTACCGAGTTGCCAGGCGTTTTCATCCATAGAAATTGTCCTTGCATCCTCCACACCTTCCATAGAATCTATAATTGCCGAGCCAAAGGTATTTTTATCCTTGAAGGATTTAGCCACTTCCCCACCAATAGTTATATCAAGGGGTAATTTATTATCCATCTTAAACAGATTTTTCAACAGAGGGAGAACTTTAATCGAGGCATTGACATCTACTACCTGTAAATTTCCAAGTGTTGGGTCAGAAACCTTAGGTATTTTTTTCAACTTTTGTGCACCTTCATAAAGATAAGTAGAACCTATGGAAAAGTTGTCATTTAGTTTAAACTCTCCACGCAAACCGGCTATTGTTTTCTGGTATTTTGTTCCGATAAAAGGTGTGTATTCATAATCTATTTTAATCGTTGTATTTTCAGTGATATTTATATGTGGCATAAATGTCAAAAAACCGGTATCATAGTCAATAAAATAATCTGTATTAGGCGTTAATAATTTCCCATCAACATAAATCTGTTCACTGCCTTCAACAATGTTCAAATAACC
This genomic interval carries:
- a CDS encoding carbohydrate binding domain-containing protein, coding for MVSLYIREIVMIKRCVFLILFIPLNLWAQTLLTEKLVIDKELLTPSAKKSTASKVETTTTKQAFTSPYQSLAQGEVSLLKPISKIEEKIGEPEPEVEFEVIIPYQIKLKFDRDHYNKIKRAAEKIAKIERKELAERREKILEEKQKLIEEEEQKMKELEIKIAREEKQKFEEKLQLIEEDIEQELARKRAKQQEEKRIKELAAKKVEEEAKLKREIIEEKEKLELAQKEAEKLAKEKAEREKGEKEEAQRKAIEEKKKSELEKKEPKKLAKKSEKEKRKEERRKKREEELAGQKEFDLNAFLDRELPIDSKLQIDGTKVIDIKAGNSEFLDSKRRKNKEKPGGGFTSGININQELTVLLQGTIKNKINIKVDYSDINQNKKQKFYINYQGDNKEVVQKVEFGDVKFSAPNTEFVNYNQQVFGVSAEAKLGKKTNLWGIASRSKGIRVTKEFKGDRRIVNINRADTSYLAQKYYYLFSQELGTIATPITLEAVYIDDKNGNNNNPPKHIGQATAIIGSKTYTGRFDIQYNGEDYTYNNGDSIITFKQNVGRDYIVGVVFRDNTGKYFPQQYSGDINNPGTILMIEPGVAYVEDDIFEMKNRYTIGEKGIPTDTDLKLEIIDNASKNFFDKNNNNTKDTGEYYYLQIFGLDNNGDGKIDDNPTINQDYIDHETGIIEFPDMTCFDLRGTETNPFLNAHINELKDYLELLSVSYNPNDDYSKQHKYTIIGSYTTKIKTYMLGYLNIVEGSEQIYVDGKLLTPNTDYFIDYDTGFLTFMPHINITENTTIKIDYEYTPFIGTKYQKTIAGLRGEFKLNDNFSIGSTYLYEGAQKLKKIPKVSDPTLGNLQVVDVNASIKVLPLLKNLFKMDNKLPLDITIGGEVAKSFKDKNTFGSAIIDSMEGVEDARTISMDENAWQLGSLLPTNKRAKLLYCKDSYGNLMTAPVYRPITEISGPYDYEENVKWEDDDTVEENVLRLHYTDFGTDSWISIVSPLSNTPIDFTDYTHLEIWFRNSDLNKIDELYIDLGEVSENADGIGGEGRLPKKEDVNNDYVLNQNEDTGWQFQYLDGITTQIGADNNQLDTEDLNGDGLLSVNENYFVLNFKEFGGTVSIKYQIGDWQLWSIPLSKAQIGTGTPRLSAIKHIRLRFKGTQTPTEGEICVGGLGLIGSGRWSMGTVTPHGKGTFTVSSKNAEDDVYSSIRTFAEYKELYPDEDMKREEALVLKYNLEPTTAGTQTPATITKGYSYCTFQTQQGYNDYKYLKFWLYGDSQSEKFFIRFGLNENNYFGYTLPVDFTGWRLISINLDDFKNKLISVIEEEKRKGSNTPPYNYTELPYGYEAKNNPTFDNIKWLSMGVENTSTTQSISGEIYVNEIHLSEAKESNGMARKVAINTKFKDYLSLDWSEKVIDGEFECIGRAPQNDDTTRQDLTLNFTRIKFLPLKYEWFHDISKLDPLVGQNMLNNNCGQTTAKYQKLSTNFKIKELAKKIPKFPDITLNAWGDRKIINTDRRSKKEDETYENLHGDTTYVYNYTFPKKIFRWIPTGEKLGLTSTYKHNEDWSKKEYQVETTKNERILTRSQDERVDLEWTPIKTLTGKSMSNFTQTLKKTQNLAQDDTKYYLTSRKLEQKFDRIVYSGIPFINPRVDSGMIYQESYAGTSTNRRKDINTSAHFGLTSEKELNLFEWFPKLKGWPRYKIFTFTPKFTLDVSANYNNLLAELDLLDCIKNIYNDYYKGQLLKGEGPKTGQYPSFGGERRSASNKRGYELRSNWYTPWKPLEKTSLNYTKTDEKGQNQSSLTWSLTDSYELDMGINLLTAFPKYNKLLGTSSSDRTYFTNKYTWSKTQSNETTIKTQLQPSLIWKRKWKQGLDTEFKLDHQNSKTKKQGGLNDSLFNITPSFLIKHDITRPQPVKLPFGRKLTLNKRLTTDTILKIKLEKKKENNRITVHTNEYSVDMSGTYELQKNVTGTLGGKIGYTQNKLEKDKNFYGYEARFRVNFKF